One Saimiri boliviensis isolate mSaiBol1 chromosome 17, mSaiBol1.pri, whole genome shotgun sequence genomic window carries:
- the NKIRAS2 gene encoding NF-kappa-B inhibitor-interacting Ras-like protein 2 isoform X1 translates to MGKSCKVVVCGQASVGKTSILEQLLYGNHVVGSEMIETQEDIYVGSIETDRGVREQVRFYDTRGLRDGAELPRHCFSCTDGYVLVYSTDSRESFQRVELLKKEIDKSKDKKEVLRRPALEAGIRRSLQPPGGRSALPAVNRQSSRSVPSPPASLLEAAVHPACGFQLRAGLLLITYLYLYLYARCHGEGWTRCSSGPSLPQMPAQNKANRSSLSGADSSSFGAQEGGHTPSGLQSELITHNFLCLLCASKVHT, encoded by the exons ATGGGGAAGAGCTGCAAGGTGGTGGTGTGTGGCCAGGCGTCTGTGGGCAAAACTTCAATCCTAGAGCAGCTGCTGTATGGGAACCATGTAGTGG GTTCGGAGATGATCGAGACGCAGGAGGACATCTACGTAGGTTCCATTGAGACAGACCGAGGGGTGCGAGAGCAGGTGCGTTTCTACGACACCCGGGGGCTCCGAGACGGGGCCGAACTGCCCCGACACTGCTTCTCCTGCACTGATGGCTATGTCCTGGTCTACAGCACAGATAGCAGAGAGTCCTTCCAGCGCGTAGAGCTGCTCAAGAAGGAGATTGACAAATCCAAGGACAAGAAGGAG GTGCTACGCCGACCAGCCCTGGAGGCTGGGATCCGCCGCTCCCTCCAGCCACCAGGGGGCAGGAGTGCACTACCTGCTGTCAATCGCCAGAGCAGCCGCTCCGTGCCCAGCCCGCCAGCCTCCCTCTTGGAGGCTGCTGTTCATCCTGCCTGTGGTTTTCAGCTCAGAGCTGGACTTCTACTTATAACTTacctgtatttatatttatatgccCGCTGCCATGGTGAAGGCTGGACAAGGTGCTCCTCTGGCCCCTCCTTACCTCAGATGCCTGCACAGAACAAGGCAAACCGTAGCAGCCTCTCAGGAGCTGACAGTTCCTCTTTCGGGGCTCAGGAGGGTGGGCACACACCCAGCGGGCTGCAAAGTGAGCTTATTACCCACAACTTCCTGTGCCTGCTTTGTGCGTCTAAGGTGCACACCTAG
- the NKIRAS2 gene encoding NF-kappa-B inhibitor-interacting Ras-like protein 2 isoform X2: MGKSCKVVVCGQASVGKTSILEQLLYGNHVVGSEMIETQEDIYVGSIETDRGVREQVRFYDTRGLRDGAELPRHCFSCTDGYVLVYSTDSRESFQRVELLKKEIDKSKDKKEVTIVVLGNKCDLQEQRRVDPDVAQHWAKSEKVKLWEVSVADRRSLLEPFVYLASKMTQPQSKSAFPLSRKNKGSGSLDG, from the exons ATGGGGAAGAGCTGCAAGGTGGTGGTGTGTGGCCAGGCGTCTGTGGGCAAAACTTCAATCCTAGAGCAGCTGCTGTATGGGAACCATGTAGTGG GTTCGGAGATGATCGAGACGCAGGAGGACATCTACGTAGGTTCCATTGAGACAGACCGAGGGGTGCGAGAGCAGGTGCGTTTCTACGACACCCGGGGGCTCCGAGACGGGGCCGAACTGCCCCGACACTGCTTCTCCTGCACTGATGGCTATGTCCTGGTCTACAGCACAGATAGCAGAGAGTCCTTCCAGCGCGTAGAGCTGCTCAAGAAGGAGATTGACAAATCCAAGGACAAGAAGGAG GTCACCATCGTGGTCCTTGGCAACAAGTGTGACCTACAGGAGCAGCGGCGTGTAGACCCAGACGTGGCTCAGCACTGGGCCAAGTCAGAGAAGGTGAAGCTGTgggaggtgtcagtggcagaccGGCGCTCCCTCCTGGAGCCTTTCGTCTACCTGGCCAGCAAGATGACCCAACCCCAGAGCAAGTCTGCCTTCCCCCTCAGCCGTAAGAACAAGGGCAGCGGCTCCTTGGATGGCTGA